Below is a genomic region from Mus caroli chromosome 13, CAROLI_EIJ_v1.1, whole genome shotgun sequence.
AACGAGTTTCTTCTGCAAGCTTTTGCCTTTTAGAATGACATTATTAATTTCAAAGGCTAGGTAGGAATTGGTGGGCGGGGTGGAGATGAAAGCGTGGACTTGGACTTGTAGTTTGGTGTCGTCCTCACTGGCATGTCCAGCGTGTTGAGTAGCCGTTGCAAGTGTTGGAGGGGACGGCGTGGCGAAGAGCTATTTTGGTAAACATCTTTATCGTGTGGTTCCGTTGTTGTCAGTAATGTGAGTGCTTGGGAACCTCTGCCTGGCTTCTTTACTCGTGGGATCGAGATCAGGCTTAAAAAACCAGGAGAGAGACGGAGGTGCTCCCAGTGTTGGAGGCAGACGTCCTGCCTAGAAGCAGCAGGAAGTGAACCGAAGTCACTGAACTAGGTGCCCTTTTGATGTTCACAGTAATAGCAgtctttttctctgccttctttgtAGACCCAAGttaagtatatgtgtgcattttggGGGTCATTTCCTTAGCATGCAGATTTATGTCTCTGGGGTCTTTAAAAAATGTTGGAAAGAATGATTCATTTTATGTTGAAGGTGTGTTTTAGTAACCGTATGTATAAATTATGTCTGGATATTTTGATGTTTGCATGATTCTAAATCAGAGAGCAAGTTGTCTCCCTAGGGTCTTCAGGCGcacctttttgttttaatcataCAGTGGTTGCAAGATGAGAGATTGTGACAGTGACATTCCCTCCCAGTGGGATGGGATCCAAGGTGACAGGGTAGACTCTGCCTCCTGGTTTTCTGGGGGAGACTTAGAAAACACAGCAGCATAAACACAGGATGCAGAGAGGTGCACATCCTGTAGGCCTTCTAGACAAACTGTTTTTTTAAGTATACACCTGGTTGTGAACGTTGTTTTATACCACCTTGACTCCCCAGCCCTGTGGGATTCCAGCTCAGCCTGCTAGCACTTAGATTCTTGTGTTCCTTTCTTGGCTCTCAGCCCGAGAGGAGGCAGCTTCCTTAGACTAGAGACAATCATTTAGAGGTTTAGGCTTAAAGTCTTCCTCAAAATAACTCAGACTGAATGCATTCATTTAAATGGCATCTACGGGGATAAAGCAAGCAGATTGCAAGTGCCTGGGAGCCTGAACACTTCCTAAGCTTAGTATCTTCACAGAGGATGCCTCCACCCGGTCATTCTGCAGAACTTTCCACATTGGGTTAAGCTGGACTAGAAGAGAGAGCCTTTGCTTGAGGTAGGGGAGATGCTTGGGTCCTCTTCATCTTGCTACCCATTGGGAATTCCTGGGTGCTGTGTTGCAGGCTTCACAACACTGAAGCTTTGTAAGTTTGATGCTTACTTGGTTCTCTTTGGTCTTGTTTACCCAGCATGAAAAGTAACATTCCAAAACTAGAGGAAAACAAGTTACCTCACCTAAAGATACTGAGTGTCTCATCAGACACCTACCTTTGTTACTTTTTTCTGTGCCAAACCTCacagctgggggcggggggggggcagttttAGCTCATGAATCTGGCAAGCcgtatttattaataatttctggcatataaataaaaaatctgaATGACTGAAGGAAAAGCAGTGGGACCCAGCTGTGCTGTAAGTTCAGGCTGTTTGCATCAGAAAAGATACAGTAGCTAACTACAGAGCCTATCCTACCGCCATAAACAACCTCTTCTGGCAGGTTCTTAAGGCTTTATCCTCCTTCAGAGCCTAAGAAGAGTGTTGTCAGAAGGGGGAgttaattccattttttaaagatggatAGTGGACATTGTCCATATTATTGGCCCCTAGTTTTCTTACAACAGATGCCCCAAAAAGATAGCATTAGATTCCACTGGTGCTAATTTTGGTACTTAGAAAAGCAATAAGCTAGCCAATAAATTCTACAGTAGCCCTCCATGAACAATGGCAGTTAAAATTCACACATAGGAacatgaatcacacacacacacacacccctgtgtgCTTTTACATTTACATAAAGCAGTGTTTGCAGTTTGAACTCCCAGTATGCAGGTGCTGCATCTGCAGCAGGTACATAACAGTCCCGGTGATGGAGTGTTTAATCAAAGAGGTGGGTGGAAGCATCCTTTGTTCTTGTGATGGTTTTCCAAGAATTGGTATAGAGCAGgaagaacagggaaaaaaaaaacagcacgaAGCTGCCTGCTCAAAATATTCTTCCTTTTATGTGCCAAAGTCTCATTTTGGAAGCTGTCCAGGTTCAGAAAGATGGGAGGTAATTGTGGCCAGCATCTACCCCGTGCTTTCCCTGCAGCCTGAGGATCAATGTGCACAAATGTTTACATTCTGTGCATTTAGAGCTCTGGAGCAGTAGAGCTGTCTAGGTAGAAACGGTCTCTTTTACCTTGGAGTAAAAGCTTGGCCACTTCAGGAGTTGGGTAGTTGCGTGTATGCGTGAGTTTGGGGCTGACCAAAGGAATTCTTAATAGAATTTCTAATTGGTAGGTGTTGGTTTTACACGTGGCTTTATGTTGCATAGGGCTTTAAAGCTAAGCCGGTAGCCTCCTGACGTTCCTGGCATTATGAGAGCGGGAAGCTTGGCATTTTAAGTGGCCTGTAGTGAATCAGCTGGCCTAGCCCTGGGAACTGAGAGACTGAGGCTGGCCTCCCTCAGCTTTTGCTGACTTACAAAGTCTCAAGAACTTCTGGTATTCGGAAAGTTGGAAGTTGTCAGTCAGGTCTTCTAAATAAACCTGCTTTTAAACCGCCTCTATCCTCTTCCCCTACCTAGCCCCCCAACCATGAATGGTTCCGATAGCTCAGCAGCATTACAAGGTGTGTCTCTCCTTCCTAATAGTTCTCTCCGACTTTGTTCTGGAGTggccatacccacccccccctcGGAACTGGAGGCAGTGGACTGACAACAACAAGGCTCTGTTTTCTTTGTCTAAGTGATTGTTGCTTTTGTGCTACAGCTGGGAACATCAAGAACACCGGCTTCaatgggtttgttttcttttcttttaggagtTGAAACAAAATGTCAGTCAGTGTGCATGAGAACCGCAAGTCCAGGGCCAGCAGTGGCTCCATCAACATCTACCTGTTTCATAAGTCCTCCTACGCGGACAGCGTTCTCACTCACCTGAACCTTCTGCGTCAGCAGCGGCTCTTCACAGATGTCCTTCTCCATGCGGGAAACAGGACCTTCCCTTGCCACCGTGCAGTGCTGGCTGCATGCAGCCGCTACTTTGAAGCCATGTTCAGTGGTGGCCTGAAAGAGAGCCAGGACAGTGAGGTGAACTTCGACAATTCCATCCACCCAGAAGTCTTAGAGTTGCTTCTAGACTACGCATACTCCTCCCGGGTCattatcaatgaagaaaatgctgaGTCGCTCCTGGAGGCTGGTGACATGCTGGAGTTTCAGGACATCAGAGATGCGTGTGCAGAATTTCTGGAGAAGAACCTGCATCCCACCAACTGCCTGGGTATGCTGCTGTTGTCTGATGCCCACCAGTGCACCAAGCTGTACGAACTCTCCTGGAGAATGTGTCTCAGCAACTTCCAAACCATTCGGAAGAACGAAGATTTCCTCCAGTTGCCCCAGGACATGGTCGTGCAGCTGCTGTCCAGTGAAGAACTGGAGACGGAAGACGAAAGGCTGGTGTATGAGTCTGCGATGAACTGGATAAGCTATGACCTGAAGAAGCGCTACTGTTACCTCCCAGAACTGTTGCAGACAGTGAGGCTGGCCCTCCTTCCTGCCATCTATCTCATGGAGAACGTGGCAATGGAAGAACTCATCACCAAGCAGAGAAAGAGTAAGGAGATCGTGGAAGAGGCCATCAGGTGCAAACTAAAAATCTTACAGAATGACGGTGTGGTCACCAGTCTCTGTGCTCGTCCTCGGAAAACTGGCCAtgccctcttcctcctgggaggGCAGACTTTCATGTGTGACAAACTGTACTTGGTAGACCAGAAGGCTAAAGAAATCATTCCCAAGGCTGACATTCCCAGCCCTAGGAAAGAGTTCAGCGCATGTGCAATTGGCTGCAAAGTATATATTACTGGGGGGCGGGGATCAGAGAATGGAGTCTCAAAAGATGTCTGGGTTTACGATACCCTGCATGAGGAGTGGTCCAAGGCTGCCCCCATGCTGGTGGCCAGGTTTGGCCATGGATCAGCTGAACTGAAGCACTGCCTATATGTGGTCGGTGGGCACACAGCTGCAACTGGCTGCCTCCCAGCCTCCCCCTCGGTCTCCCTAAAGCAAGTAGAACAGTATGACCCCACAACCAACAAATGGACCATGGTAGCCCCACTCCGAGAAGGCGTCAGCAATGCTGCTGTAGTGAGTGCCAAACTTAAGCTGTTTGCTTTCGGGGGTACCAGCGTGAGCCACGACAAGCTGCCCAAGGTTCAGTGTTACGATCAATGCGAGAACAGATGGTCAGTGCCGGCCACCTGTCCCCAGCCCTGGCGTTACACAGCCGCAGCTGTGCTGGGGAACCAGATTTTTATCATGGGTGGGGATACAGAGTTCTCTGCCTGCTCCGCTTACAAATTCAATAGTGAGACTTACCAGTGGACCAAGGTAGGAGATGTGACAGCCAAGCGCATGAGCTGCCACGCCGTGGCCTCCGGGAACAAGCTTTACGTGGTTGGAGGGTACTTCGGCATTCAGCGCTGCAAGACTTTGGACTGTTACGACCCAACTTTAGATGTGTGGAACAGCATAACCACAGTTCCCTACTCTCTGATCCCTACTGCATTCGTCAGCACCTGGAAACACCTGCCTTCCTAATGTAGAGCATCCTAAAGAAAGCACGCATGAGGTAAGAACCCGTAGCTGGAGGTGCAAGCTGGAAATTTCAGCCTGGTAGCTTGAGTGGATGTGGACTGAGATGGACTGCTTGTTGTCTTATCTGAAGTCACACATGTACAAACTTGAAAGGCTTTGCATTCCTACAACATAACTGCTTGGGTTGACCACCACTGGCACCCCTTTTAACagaaaccagtggttctcagctgtcACTGAACCTCAGAGTCTCCCAAAGAGATTTTCAGAAGCTGCCCACTCTAGAGACATTATTTTTGGGGGTTTGGGGTGGAACCCATTGCTATAATACTTTAAAGAAAGTTTTCCAGTGATACAAGTATCCAGCCAGAGTGGGAACCCCAGACTTCCATTGTGATTCCAGCCAGTGGTTGTAACGTGCTCACTGTGTTCCTAGGGCAGGACCACATGCTTCACTCAAGCATCCTTGGATGCTCAGAACAACCCCTGGGATGGCATCACTAATCTCCCTATGCAGATGCACAACCATGATAAGCTATGGAGCCTGACCTGTACATTGCCCAAAGTCCTAGACCTCAGTAAGTGGTCAGGTCAGTGAGGAATGACCCCAGAGCATAAGCACTTGAGTATGCAGTTGAGCTGCCGCCTGATCGCCTTCATCCGGGACCATCCCAGGGATGCTCTGTTGCTGTTCCAACTTCACTTCTCCAGGTCTTTCTGTACTTTATAATAGACTTACAAAAAAACCCTGCTCGCGGCTCCTAGTTTATTGACTCCAGAGTTGTATAGTCACTTATTTAAAATGCCTCCCCTCAAAATACACCCCATCCCTTCAGAGCATGTGTTAATTTTGGAGGAAAATCTAGGTTGTGCTCCTGAAAAGTGATGTCTTGTGTAGACATAGTCAGCTCTAACTTCATCCTTTGGAGAGAGTTAGTTAATCAGTCAGCCTGACTCTGCTGTTGGGACGAACACAAATTGTATGCTATGTCATACATAAGAATGTATTGTTCTCTTGAATCCAATAATTAATCATCAGCCTGCACAGTTAGGTGTCACGTGTGGCTGCTTCGCTCCTGTGGAATATCCTCAGGCCTGGCCCAGGAATTGCCCCAGCTTGTGTGTCTGTTTAGAATCCTATTGCTatggtaaacaccatgaccaccagCAGTAAAGGGGAGGGATGGACTCATTTCTCTGACCTGTTATCAGGTCACAGCCCATTGGTGAGGAAggtcaaggcaagaactcaaggcaggagcctgaaggCTTGCTCCCTTAGCTAGCTCAGACTGCTTTCCTGTATatcccaagaccacctgcccagagctaGCACTGCCTACAGTGGCCTGGGTCCTCCCATATCCATCATGTCCAAAGGCATGTATACAGGTAATATTGACTGAGGGTCCCTCccctcaaatgactctagcttttgtcaagttgacaaaacaacaacaaaacccaaactggCTTAACAGAGGCCCAGGGGCGCGCTGACTCCCAACTCACTGCTAAccggaagagaagaaaataatgtcaCTGTGGAGGAACCAGAGAGAACTTTGGCTCTGCTTTCCTTAGGGTGGGACACCTCTAAAGGGGCCTTTGGAAGGAAAAATGGGGATACCCCCAGAGCGGTTGTAAGCTAACCAGAGGGGTTTCATCTTTTAAacctttctttttccatgttaAGTAGCTCACTTAAACGCACCAAGACTGGTCTCCCTTTCACGTTGTGTCATGGTTGTTTTCAACCCCTTGGCTGTCTCCCCCAAGCTGCCCCAGCCAGCAGGGCCGTGGTCCCTGGGCATGGGATTCCTCCAGAGGAGCAGCAACAGTCAGAAACCTCCTCCGAGGAGCAGTCTACTGACAGCAAGCACCCCACACCAAACTGGTTTGTGCAGCCTAGCTGGCATCGCAGTAATCCAGAATAAACAAGTGTTCTGCAAGTGGTTATTTCATTTGAGATACGGGTGCATGACTCAACTCTCAAGCAGGTCTAAAAAACATCTTAGGTGAGAAGCGCTAATTAACAGACTCAAAATTAAGAGTTAGTTCAGAACCAACTGTGTGTAGTGCAGCTGGAAAACTTGCCAGGGACTGTGGTGGTAGGTCAGAAATGGCCACTGGGAGATTGGGAGGCAAGGACCAAGTGAGAGGTTGCCAGTGTTCTCTTGACCTCCTTTCAGGTCTCCCTGGACTTAAGACAGCTCTTGTTGAGTGATTTTAACCACAACGTCCAGAAAACTGTCCCAGTTCAGactggtgggtggtgggaacaCCTAGCCCCATCTAGCCCAGAGCCAACTGTGTATTACTGACTTCTCCTGCAGTGAGACCTTGCTCTGATCTGGCTGGAGCTCACTCTGTGTGTCCCGGGGACATTCCGTTCCTTTGATTATCAGCTGTTTGTGATTTCTAGTCTTTAGTTTTGGTTCCTTTTTCCAGCCCAGAGTGACTGCGTTAAGGTATTTGAACCTAATCACTTGCTTCCGGTCCCTGGGAAACAGCAAACTGAAATGCTGTGTTACATGTAAAACAGCATTCCTCACCCTTGGTATCCCCGACAGAAAAGGCAAGCACATAAAAATTGATCTTGATAGGGCCGGCTTGCTGCTTTTAAAGGGTGACATGAGCCCCTGATCAAAGCCAGTCTTTGGGTTTCCGACAGGGAGAACAATGGTTAAAAGTTTACTATACGCAAGATGCTGTTAAAAACACTTAGAGCCCTGTGGAATGACATTCAGACATGCCCTTGGGTGTCAGCCCTGCCCTCCACCCCAGTCCTCTGATTTCTGAATGCATCCAGGGATAGCAGACACCTTCCCAGGACAGAGACCTCACCCACCACGGAGATCTGCACTGACCCCTGCTGCTCAGTCAGTCAGTGGGTTAGAAGAGAAACTACTCCGATTTTCTAGTAATTTTGTGGTGTCTTATGGCCTCCGCCTGACAGGATGTGGACTTCTCTTTGCCTTGCGTCTTCTTTTAGAAACtaccccctcttcctttctgagtGTGCTGTGTCTTGAGAGGTTATGTGTTACAAGACACATTCTTTTGGCCTAATGTGGATATACAGGTTACAAGGAGGTGGGGCTAAGGGATGACACCAAAGGCTAAGGAATGTCTTGTAGGCTTGAATCACTGTTAGGCAACAGCCAAGACAAACAATTAGGAACTGACTCACACTTCTGAACGCACACAAGGCGAAGAGAAGAATTTGATCAGTTAGTGAGTGGTCCTGCAAAAACTCCCTTTGTCCCTGCTTGGGGATACTGCGGCAGCGAGTGGGGGAGATGCATTTTAAAACTATGGCTGCCTTCTGTCTCTGAAAAGCCTCACTTGGATTCTTTATGATCAGTGGGTTGGGGGGGGTGCGCGGTGTCTCCTTTTCTTGAcaccccccacacatacacacacacacacagtgattatGTCACAATAGCTCTTTCCAAACATTGGAAACAGAAGATGGCAGCTCATCATAGCATCAACCTGTGTAGGCTTGAGTTTGAACATACTCATGCATGAGAGAGGGCAGGCATTGGACACCATTGTTTTATGGGCTGACCATCATCATGGTATCAGCCTGCTGTGTGTGCACAGTTCTGGTTGAACTCAGCCTGAACACAGTTCTATTGCATTCAGACCTTCAGAAGTGGTCTGCTCAGCTCTGCCCTGAGTCTGAATTTTTCTAAATAGCCTGCTTATTAGCGAATGTCTTAAAACACGATGTATCACAAATctctcatacttttttttttcctctttctttctctcctgttttaGCTCATTCTGATGCACGGTGAGATGAGATGTCATTTCTGCTTTGGAGAAGGCAAGtttaatgaagagaaagaaaaacaggagcagTTGCTACTGAGACTCCTCGAATACCATCGGCTGCACCTTGCGAACACTCTCAAGTGGACatgaaggaaggggtggggggaggggcgggatttttttcaatataagtAGCAAGCACATGGTTTAAATATGAATGACTGAACTTGTGATCTAGTCCTTGTCTGGTAATTGTGGATTAATGTCAGCGTTAATCAGCCCCTCAAAGGGAGAGAAAAGCTGGGCTTTTCCCTTGCTGTACCTCATTCAGCTTTTGATTTCCATGGCCCCACCATTTATGTGCAAGATTTGCAATGGTTGTCAGCTTCCTCTGAAGACTGAGCTTGATGCCTCCATGCCAGCTGCCGTTGGAGATGCAAAGCCAAGCAAGGGTCAGGAGGGAAGCTGGCCCGGCTGACTGGAGAATGGGAACCCCAGGACTCTCCACTCATCTCGAAGGGTTGTGGTCCCCCCCAGGAACGTCTCAAGACAATGGGGACATTGTTGGTAGCTGTTCGGTAGATGCTCTTTGCTATTTATAAGTGACTTTAAACCTTCTCTTGGCTGTTAAGAAATGTGTTCTAGATTTAGCTATTTATTGTTTGCGGCCTGCATGCTGAAACAGTGCTTACGTTGTCTCCATGTGTATGGGCCTGTGTGGATGGTCGTATGTTTTGCACATTTTGTAGTTGTTGGTGTGCTTTGCCGCACACAAAAAGAAGACTTTGGGGCTGTAATTTGGGAGGATAAgtagagggtggggtgggggaggggtgcattTTTTGAAGTGTCGGGACAGAGACAGATTCCAAGACAGAAACTTCAATTacatcccagaggcagagaaaccTTTCCTAGACCACTCTTTATTGAGGTACCCTGGTCACACTGATGGCAGGACACACAAGAGCAGGGTATTGGTCTGCCCGTCTGATTTACCTAACTTTGGTCTCGGCTGCTGACTCTTGGAAAGGACCAAATTACTTTATAGTATTTCCCCCCGTTTGTGTAATGTCCTGAAACCTTGGAGAGGTTCCAGAATATTTCTGTATATAGGGCACAGGTGAAGACATTGTCcaaagcttatttatttatctatttatttacccTGGGCGAGTAACCAcaccagtggggggggggggaactaaaATGTGCGGAGTGTAAACAAACTCACTGACCATGTGGCTCTTGGACCTTGATTTAGAAAGGCTCATACTCCGAGGAAAACATCCATTTTGATACAATGTAAACGTTATTGTTCACCCTTGGATACATGTTGAAAGAGCTCTTTGGTACACGAAAGTGACATCTTTGGGGTCAGTGTTACAAGGTGGCCTGTGGAGGTCCTCCGGTCCTATTGGGATCATTTGTGAATACATTCTTTGCTCCTCTTAAGTGCTTGTTTCCTAACCGTGCAGTGGTAGGTATTAGTACAGTGGGCACTTCCCCAGGGATTTGGGGAAGACCAGAGCTTGCAACTCTGCCTGCTTTGATCCATATTTCTCACAGTGCTGTATTAAAAAATAGAACTTAAGGCAGATAACCACCTTTACATTGTGAGTGTGTTTACCTTGTCTAATGACGGATAATTCCTTAACATTTCTCTCCACCTTAGTACTTTAGGCTAATTATACACGTCTGTCTGTGCCGTGAGTAAGTGGACTGTAGTtggaccaaaaaaacaaaaaacaaatgagccGTTGGAACATTTGAGCAGTCAGTTTCTGGTCCTTAGATGTATTCTAAGCAGTGTAAGTGTCTGATTGTACCCTGGTGGCATGATCAGTTGTCTTATAGCTGTCCCCGCTCCATAGTTTACAATGCAAATCTGTCTCAAGATCTTCACtgctgctgagagcaggagaattCTCTGCAGCTGTTTCAAAGTTGTGGTCTGGCCTTGAATCCTCTATTAATTACTGTGTGAGCCAGAGGGAGCTGCCCTGCAAGGGTGGGCCCCCAGCCGGCAGGGGAACTTTCTAGACTCCCGCTCATTCAATTGATCTAGGCATTTGGGCTTGCTACTTGACCATTCTCACCCTGTGAAATGTCCCACACTTTGAAGCAAATACAATTCACAGCACAGTACACACAAAAACCCTGGCATAAGACAGGGGAGGTTCTTCTTATTTTGTGAGCCGGTTGCCCTGGAAACGGATAACAAAGGGCAGCCTTCCACTTCTGGTATAATGGGGGAGCCTCTTTTCTCAGGCTTGACACCTGTCTGAATAAGAGTGATTAGAGCCGCATAATATCCCTCTCTTGGCTATTGAATAAGTGGTTCACATACCCAACCCTGTAGAAGTTAGAAGATGGTCGGTCGTGTCTGTATGTTCTTGTTTGCATCTACTACATTTTTAAGGTTTTgtaaaactgttattttttttttcacgatGTGAAACTGAAGGTCAATAAATTATTAGAGATTTTCTCTTCATTGTATTGTGAGTTTTTATTTGACAGCAATGAAATTTTAAGCATTGGAAATGTGTTTTCTCATTTAATCAATGTGAAGATTAGTTCACGTGTTTTCTGAATGTTTCATTTAACCATTTAGCACCCATTTTATGAAAGGCGTTCCGtacataaaaaaatttatttggctttctttctcttctctcttcctcccttctccccattcccttctcctcccccctccctctctctagccctaacTGGCTTATAAACTCTCAAatatagacaaggctgaccttgaattctgcTCCTCTTGTCCCTGCCCCTGAGTTCTGGCATCTAGAGAGTAGAATCTCTATAAGCAAAGCAGTGTGTGTCATTTCTGTGTCACTTGCAACCTGAAGTGTGCGGTGTATTCCTTATATTAGAATCTAGACTTTGCCTCTTGGTGGGTTGTACTTTATTGAAGAGCTGTCAGGAAGGGGTGGAGCCTCGTGCTCTCCATCCAATGACAGGGAAGTTTGAAGAGTGTCGTCAGTCATTCTCTGTCAGGGGACAGAATGCTCTGGTGTGAT
It encodes:
- the Enc1 gene encoding ectoderm-neural cortex protein 1, which translates into the protein MSVSVHENRKSRASSGSINIYLFHKSSYADSVLTHLNLLRQQRLFTDVLLHAGNRTFPCHRAVLAACSRYFEAMFSGGLKESQDSEVNFDNSIHPEVLELLLDYAYSSRVIINEENAESLLEAGDMLEFQDIRDACAEFLEKNLHPTNCLGMLLLSDAHQCTKLYELSWRMCLSNFQTIRKNEDFLQLPQDMVVQLLSSEELETEDERLVYESAMNWISYDLKKRYCYLPELLQTVRLALLPAIYLMENVAMEELITKQRKSKEIVEEAIRCKLKILQNDGVVTSLCARPRKTGHALFLLGGQTFMCDKLYLVDQKAKEIIPKADIPSPRKEFSACAIGCKVYITGGRGSENGVSKDVWVYDTLHEEWSKAAPMLVARFGHGSAELKHCLYVVGGHTAATGCLPASPSVSLKQVEQYDPTTNKWTMVAPLREGVSNAAVVSAKLKLFAFGGTSVSHDKLPKVQCYDQCENRWSVPATCPQPWRYTAAAVLGNQIFIMGGDTEFSACSAYKFNSETYQWTKVGDVTAKRMSCHAVASGNKLYVVGGYFGIQRCKTLDCYDPTLDVWNSITTVPYSLIPTAFVSTWKHLPS